The following proteins come from a genomic window of Labeo rohita strain BAU-BD-2019 chromosome 25, IGBB_LRoh.1.0, whole genome shotgun sequence:
- the nfybb gene encoding nuclear transcription factor Y, beta b: MDGDSSTTDASQLGITGEYMAGSHFVLAQAPEDEGDEGLNDHEDGNGSKDNLREQDIYLPIANVARIMKNAIPQTGKIAKDAKECVQECVSEFISFITSEASERCHQEKRKTINGEDILFAMSTLGFDMYVEPLKLYLQKFREAMKGEKGISTVTVTEGMGEELTDESFTNPLPAGIITADGQQQNVMVYTTSYQQIPGVQQLQFS, from the exons ATGGACGGAGACAGTTCAACCACAGATGCCTCCCAACTTGGCATAACAGGAGAATATATGGCTGGTAGTCATTTTGTTTTAGCTCAAGCTCCAGAAG atgaAGGTGATGAGGGTCTCAATGACCATGAGGATGGCAATGGAAGCAAAGATAACCTACGTGAACAAGACATCTATCTCCCCATCGCCAACGTTGCTCGAATCATGAAGAATGCAATCCCACAAACTGGAAAA ATAGCAAAGGACGCCAAGGAGTGTGTGCAGGAGTGTGTGAGCGAGTTCATCAGCTTCATCACTTCAGAAGCGAGCGAGAGATGCCATCAGGAGAAACGCAAGACGATAAACGGCGAAGACATCCTGTTCGCCATGTCCACGCTGGGCTTCGATATGTATGTGGAGCCTCTGAAGCTCTACCTGCAGAAGTTCAGAGAG GCCATGAAAGGAGAGAAGGGCATAAGCACTGTAACCGTAACCGAAGGCATGGGAGAGGAGCTGACCGACGAGTCTTTCA caAACCCACTACCTGCAGGAATTATTACAGCTGATGGACAGCAACAAAATGTGATGGTGTACACCACCTCCTATCAGCAG ATCCCAGGTGTGCAACAGCTCCAGTTTTCCTGA